From the Mahella australiensis 50-1 BON genome, the window CGTATTATACAATATAAATGAGCCGGTATGGTTTATAATAGAGACAACCGATGGCAGAGAAATGGCGGTATTTTTTGAAGATCTGGAGATAGGTGTCGATAACAGCATAATCATCGATTCTTCTAAGATACGCAGTGTTAAGGATATCGATGTGACTTCATTGCATAAGATTCCAGATGATGAACCTTTGCCAGTTATTACAGGAGAAGGGCGGTATGTGGGCCGTATAAGCGATATACTATTGGACGTAAATAAAAAGCGGGTAGATGGCGTGGAAATATCGGCAAGCTTGGTTGATGATATCATAAAAGGTAGAAATATACTTCTACTAACAGGTAATGAAATATCCGATGGCAAAGGGATGAAAATACCTGAATGGGAGTACAATAATGTATATGAAGGCGGAAAGGGATTAAAGAAACTTTTAGGCTTTCAAAACAGTGAAAAAATTAGAAAGGAGTAACATATATGGGCAATAAGTACTTTAGAGGCTTTATGATGGGCGCTATGATAGGGGTAGCAGCCGGTATGGTAATACTACCGCAACTCAATGCATCTACCAGAAAGCGCATAGCGCAAACTAGCCGAAAAATGGTAAATAAAGCGGGTGATACCGTAGGCGATATGATGGATATGGAATGACGATGGGAGTTACATGGGCATAAAGGTAGAAAAACGCCACTTATGGCTTATCTTATTAATATTGGCAGTTATAGTCGCTGCTTTGTTGCTATTCAACTTAAGGGCCAAATTGCTTGCAATATTACGGCCCTTTTTTATAGCTTTTTTAGTGGCGTATATACTCAACCCAGCGGTCAACAAACTGCAGTTGAAAATGCCGAGGATTGTGGCCATTATGCTGGTGTATATTTTAATATTGATTTTGATATTGTTATTCGTATCGTTTCTCTTGCCAAAAATTATATCCGAAATTATGGGCCTAATTGATATTTTGCCTGGCTATATACAGCAATTTCAAGATACAGCTAGCAAAATGCAATATGCTATGGACGGAGCAGGTATACCACAAAGCATAAAAGAGGCTTTATTATCTATAGGAGACGATATGGAAGAGACAATTAAAGACATTGCCCATAATATGGGACGTTCTGTAATCGGCATCTTGTCCGTTTCTGTAAGCCTTATAATAGTGCCGATTATAGCCTTTTATTTTTTGAAGGATGCCGATTATTTTAAAAATGCATCCGTTCAGCTTATTCCTATAAGAGCGCGTGAAAATGTGCTGCGTATAGCCCGCGACACAAACCGTGTATTAAATCGTTTTATTCGAGGGCAATTATTAATAGCTGCCATAGTGGGATTGTTATCGTCTATAGGGTTAACTATAGTGGGTGTGGATTATGGAATCATCTTCGGACTATTGTTGGGACTATTCGATGTAATACCATATTTCGGCCCTGTTATAGGCTCAATACCTGCTCTGATCTTTGCGTTGATGGAATCCAGGACCATATTCTTTTTGGCCTTGTTGGTCATAGTTATAGTCCAACAAATGGAAAGCAGTATAATTACGCCTAAAATAATAGGCGACAGCGTTGGGCTGCATCCGGTGTATGTTATATTATTTTTGCTTATAGGTGGCAGTTTCTTTGGCATAATGGGCATGCTGCTGGCAGTACCTACAGCACTGATACTGAGGATATTATTTTCTCATATAATAGATGCCATTACCGGTTCTATAATAAAATAATGCCGGTATCTTATATTTATGCCAGGTACCGGCAAGTTAAATGCTATTTGCTTTCAGCGGCTTATTCGACGTATATATAACCCGTTGTTGTAGAATTTATGTCTGCTTGGCCGTTGTCTAAAACATAGTGATAAGTCGTCACCCTATAGTATTTTTGAGGGCTAACGCTTTTATAATGCATGCTTATAGCCGTGTCGCTATTATATTCGGCATAACTCTCACTGCCAATAGTAACCCATTTATAACCGTCCCACATCTGGAAATAGAGATTATAAGACACCTTATCCACCACTTTATTGGCTATGCTCTCGCCCACAGCTTTAAGAACATAGGCGCCGGGTTGTTGCATAATCATACTTCTGCAGGCCAATAAATAACCGGCATCGCTTGTTCCGACACTGTAAGAATTTGCTTGTTGCAAAATTCCAGATCCATAATGATATCCTACGCCATAATCTGGATATTCTGAAGGAGTGCCTTCTGTAGGCACTGCGGAATACGTGCGCGCCTTATCCAAAGGAGCCGCGTAAACGGTTGAGGTATACATCGGCATCAACAATAAAGTCATAACTAATACTGAGACAGTTAAACACAACTTTTTACTCATACTATTACCTCCGTTTCATTTTTAT encodes:
- a CDS encoding PRC-barrel domain-containing protein, translated to MKKSKDIIGAQAYDAHSGGRIGVISAVLYNINEPVWFIIETTDGREMAVFFEDLEIGVDNSIIIDSSKIRSVKDIDVTSLHKIPDDEPLPVITGEGRYVGRISDILLDVNKKRVDGVEISASLVDDIIKGRNILLLTGNEISDGKGMKIPEWEYNNVYEGGKGLKKLLGFQNSEKIRKE
- a CDS encoding AI-2E family transporter, yielding MGIKVEKRHLWLILLILAVIVAALLLFNLRAKLLAILRPFFIAFLVAYILNPAVNKLQLKMPRIVAIMLVYILILILILLFVSFLLPKIISEIMGLIDILPGYIQQFQDTASKMQYAMDGAGIPQSIKEALLSIGDDMEETIKDIAHNMGRSVIGILSVSVSLIIVPIIAFYFLKDADYFKNASVQLIPIRARENVLRIARDTNRVLNRFIRGQLLIAAIVGLLSSIGLTIVGVDYGIIFGLLLGLFDVIPYFGPVIGSIPALIFALMESRTIFFLALLVIVIVQQMESSIITPKIIGDSVGLHPVYVILFLLIGGSFFGIMGMLLAVPTALILRILFSHIIDAITGSIIK
- a CDS encoding YtxH domain-containing protein; protein product: MGNKYFRGFMMGAMIGVAAGMVILPQLNASTRKRIAQTSRKMVNKAGDTVGDMMDME